Part of the Mycolicibacterium mageritense genome is shown below.
CCCGGTACCTCCGAACTCGTCGGCCGCGCCGTCACCGACGCAGTCGGGGCCAGTGGCCTGCCCGCCGGAACCTTCTCGCTGCTGTACGGGGCCGGGCCCACGCTCGGCATCGCGCTGGTGACCGACCCGCACATCAAGGCCGTCGGGTTCACCGGATCACGTTCGGGCGGTATGGCTTTGGTGACCGCGGCCGCAGCGCGGCGCGAGCCGATCCCGGTATACGCCGAGATGAGCGCCATCAATCCCGTGTTCCTGCTCAGCGGTGCACTGGCCAGCCATGGCGCCGACCTGGGCCGGGCCTTCGTCGGATCCCTCACGCTGGGCTCGGGACAGTTCTGCACCAACCCCGGTCTGGTGGTCGCGATCGACGGACCCGAGCTGGACGCGTTCGTCGCGGCGGCCGCAGAGGCCGTCGCCGCGGCCGCGCCCACTCCGATGCTCACCCCGGGTATCGCCGAGAGCTTCCGCACCGGCGTGGCCGCAGTGTCCGGCGAGGCCGACCTGGTGGCCCGCGGCTCCGAGGCGGATTCGCCTGCCGTGTCCTGCCGGGCCGCCCTGTTCGCCACTGATTCCGCGACGTTCCAGCGCTCGGAAGCCTTGCAGGCCGAGGTGTTCGGCGCCTCCGGCGTGATCGTGCGCTGTGCCGACGTGGCTGAGATGAACCGCGTCGCGGCCGGTCTCGAGGGCCAGCTCACGGCGACCATCCACGCCGACGAATCCGACTACGGCCAGGCCCGCGAACTGCTCGGAACCCTCGAGCTCAAAGCCGGACGGATCCTGTTCAACGGTTGGCCCACCGGGGTCGAGGTCGGTCACGCCATGGTGCACGGCGGGCCGTTCCCGTCGACCTCGGACTCGCGCACCACGTCGGTGGGCGCGCGGGCCATCGAGCGGTTCCTACGTCCAGTGTGTTACCAGGACGCCCCGAAATCCTTGTTGCCCAGTGCCATTGCCGACGGAAACCCGGACGGACTGTGGCGCCGCATCGATGGCCGACTGACCAAAGACTGACAGAAAAATAGGAGTAGTAGAAATGCTGGACGGCGTCCTGTTCTTCCCGGTTACCCCGCTCACCGCTGCCGGTGAGGTCGACGTGGACCTGCTCGCGCAGCACGTCGCCAAGGGCGTCGCGGCCGGCCCCGGTGGCGTCTTCATCGGTTGCGGCACCGGCGAATTCCACGCGCTGGACCCCGAGGAGATGCGCACCGTGGTCCGCACGGCGGTCGAGGCGGTCGGCGGCCGGGTGCCCGTGTACGCGGGAGCCGGCGGCTCGGTCGCATCGGCCAAGGCGTTCGCGCGGGTGGCCGCCGAATCCGGCGCCGACGGCTTGCTGCTGCTGCCGCCGTATCTCGTAGAGATGCCGCAGGCCGGTCTGGTGGCCTACACCCGCGAGGTCAGCGCCGCCACCGAACTGCCGGTCGTGGTCTACAACCGTAACAACGCGCGTTACAACGAGGCGTCGGCCCTCGAGGTCGCCAAGCTGCCCAACGTGGTCGGATTCAAGGATGGCACAGGCGATCTCGACCAGGTCTCCCGCATCGTGCGGGCCGTCACCGACGCACTGGAGCCGCTCGGCAAGCCGTTCCAGTTCTTCAACGGCCTGCCCACGGCCGAGGTGTCGCAGCAGGCCTACCGGGCAATCGGTGTGACGCTCTACTCGTCGGCCACGTTCGCGTTCGCGCCCGACGTCGCCCTTGCCTTCTACCAGGCGCTGGAGACCGGCAACGAGCCGCTCGTCGCGGCCTTGCTGCGCGAGTTCTACCACCCGCTGGTCCGGTTGCGCGACACCGTGCCCGGTTACGCGGTGTCACTGATCAAGGCCGGCGTCACGATGGAAGGGATCCCCGCCGGCCCTGTGCGCGCCCCGCTGGTGGACGCCAGTGCCGAGGACGTCGCCGAACTGCAGCGCATCCTCGCCGCGGGCCGCGCCGTGCTGGCCGACGCCCTGGTGCACTGATGCCGCCGATCCGCATCACCGGGGCGCGCATCACGCCCGTCGCGTTCGCCGACCCGCCGCTGCTCAACACCGTCGGGGTGCACCAGCCGTTCGCGCTGCGCGCGATCATCCAGCTCGACACCGACGCGGGCTTGACCGGGCTCGGCGAGACCTACGCCGACTCCGTGCACCTGGCGCGCCTGCGCGCCGCGGCCGATGCGATCGCCGGCCAGGACATCTTTGCGCTGAACGCTATTCGCGCTGCCATCGCCGAGGTGCTGCGGGGTGATGCGGCGGCGGTCGGGACCGCGGGCATGATCACCACGGCCAGTGCCGTCGACCAGGTGCTGTCACCGTTCGAGGTCGCGTGCCTCGACGTCGCGGGCCAGGCCACGGGGCGTCCCGTGTCGGACCTGCTCGGCGGTGCGGTGCGCGATGCCGTGCCGTTCAGCGCCTACCTCTTCTACAAGTGGGCCGGGCATCCCGGCGCCGAACCCGACGGCTGGGGTGAGGCACTCGATCCCGACGGCATCGTCGCACAGGCCCGCCGCATCGTCGACGAATACGGTTTCACCGCAATCAAACTCAAGGGCGGCGTGTTTGCGCCCCAGGAGGAGGCGGCCGCGATCGAAGCGTTGCGAACCGCATTCCCCGAGCATCCGCTGCGGCTGGACCCGAATGCCGCCTGGACACCCGAGACGTCGCTGAAGGTGGCCGCGCGACTGGCCGGAGTGCTGGAGTACCTGGAGGATCCGACTCCGGGGCTCGACGGCATGGCCGAGGTCGCGGCGTCGGCCCCGATGCCGCTGGCCACCAACATGTGCGTCGTCGCGTTCGACCAACTGGCGCCCGCCGTCGCGAAAGGTTCCGTGCGCGTGGTGCTTTCCGACCATCACTACTGGGGCGGGCTGCAGCGGTCCCGGCTGCTGGCCGGCATCTGCGACACCTTCGGCCTCGGACTGTCCATGCATTCCAACTCGCACCTCAGCATCAGCCTGGCCGCCATGGTGCACCTCGCGGCCGCCACGCCCAACCTCACCTACGCCTGCGACACCCATTGGCCGTGGAAGACCGAGGACGTCGTGCGACCCGGCGCGCTCGAATTCCGCTCGGGCTCAGTGCCGGTGCCGACCGGTCCCGGGCTCGGCGTGCAGATCGACGACGACGCCATGGCAGCCCTGCACGAGCAGTACGTGCGCTGTGGCATCACCGACCGCGATGACACCGGATACATGCGGACCGTCGACCCGTCTTTCGAGGCCATCAGCCCGCGCTGGTAGGTGTCGCGGTGCGATCCTGGAGGTTTCCGTCCGCTAGGAGCGCGCCATGCCACCTTCACGCAGCTACCGCCTTCTCCAGATCGCGCTCGTCGTGTTCGGCGCCGTGATGATCCTGCTCTACCCGCTGGCCGTGGTCTGGCCGGCGGGGTGGGCATGGCATCACGGCGCGCCGTACGAGTCGAACTACTTCATGATGATCGTCGGCCTGTACGTGACGCTGGGCCTGTTCCTCTGGAACGCGGCGCGCCGCCCTGAGGCCAATCTCAGCCTGATCTGGTTCACCGTGGCGTCCAGCGTCGTGCATGCCGCGATCATGGCCGTGCAGTCATTCGGCAGCGGCCACCACATGGGCCACCTCTTGGGCGACGTGCCCGCACTGC
Proteins encoded:
- a CDS encoding aldehyde dehydrogenase (NADP(+)), which codes for MTSTATLDLTGRMLVAGTPVRGTGVEIRGIDPQTGKVLEPGYAYGDESNVEAACAAAAAAFPAYRATTAEDRARFLETIADNLESIRDALVERAHAESGLPRPRLTGEVGRTSGQLRMFADVLREGSWNEARIDPALPDRTPLPRPDIRQRSVPLGPVAVFGASNFPLAFSVAGGDTASALAAGCPVVVKAHDAHPGTSELVGRAVTDAVGASGLPAGTFSLLYGAGPTLGIALVTDPHIKAVGFTGSRSGGMALVTAAAARREPIPVYAEMSAINPVFLLSGALASHGADLGRAFVGSLTLGSGQFCTNPGLVVAIDGPELDAFVAAAAEAVAAAAPTPMLTPGIAESFRTGVAAVSGEADLVARGSEADSPAVSCRAALFATDSATFQRSEALQAEVFGASGVIVRCADVAEMNRVAAGLEGQLTATIHADESDYGQARELLGTLELKAGRILFNGWPTGVEVGHAMVHGGPFPSTSDSRTTSVGARAIERFLRPVCYQDAPKSLLPSAIADGNPDGLWRRIDGRLTKD
- a CDS encoding DUF6632 domain-containing protein, encoding MPPSRSYRLLQIALVVFGAVMILLYPLAVVWPAGWAWHHGAPYESNYFMMIVGLYVTLGLFLWNAARRPEANLSLIWFTVASSVVHAAIMAVQSFGSGHHMGHLLGDVPALLLAAVVLSGLVWASGIART
- a CDS encoding 5-dehydro-4-deoxyglucarate dehydratase, giving the protein MLDGVLFFPVTPLTAAGEVDVDLLAQHVAKGVAAGPGGVFIGCGTGEFHALDPEEMRTVVRTAVEAVGGRVPVYAGAGGSVASAKAFARVAAESGADGLLLLPPYLVEMPQAGLVAYTREVSAATELPVVVYNRNNARYNEASALEVAKLPNVVGFKDGTGDLDQVSRIVRAVTDALEPLGKPFQFFNGLPTAEVSQQAYRAIGVTLYSSATFAFAPDVALAFYQALETGNEPLVAALLREFYHPLVRLRDTVPGYAVSLIKAGVTMEGIPAGPVRAPLVDASAEDVAELQRILAAGRAVLADALVH
- a CDS encoding glucarate dehydratase family protein is translated as MPPIRITGARITPVAFADPPLLNTVGVHQPFALRAIIQLDTDAGLTGLGETYADSVHLARLRAAADAIAGQDIFALNAIRAAIAEVLRGDAAAVGTAGMITTASAVDQVLSPFEVACLDVAGQATGRPVSDLLGGAVRDAVPFSAYLFYKWAGHPGAEPDGWGEALDPDGIVAQARRIVDEYGFTAIKLKGGVFAPQEEAAAIEALRTAFPEHPLRLDPNAAWTPETSLKVAARLAGVLEYLEDPTPGLDGMAEVAASAPMPLATNMCVVAFDQLAPAVAKGSVRVVLSDHHYWGGLQRSRLLAGICDTFGLGLSMHSNSHLSISLAAMVHLAAATPNLTYACDTHWPWKTEDVVRPGALEFRSGSVPVPTGPGLGVQIDDDAMAALHEQYVRCGITDRDDTGYMRTVDPSFEAISPRW